A single Cherax quadricarinatus isolate ZL_2023a chromosome 4, ASM3850222v1, whole genome shotgun sequence DNA region contains:
- the LOC138854512 gene encoding LOW QUALITY PROTEIN: glutamine-rich protein 2-like (The sequence of the model RefSeq protein was modified relative to this genomic sequence to represent the inferred CDS: deleted 1 base in 1 codon): MVLVPAVMAAAHHFRQCRSSLRTSSLASPTFLRWTCLAPMVNTAGLVWAGLVWAGLVWAGLVWAGLVWAGLVWAGLVWAGLVWAGLVWAGLVWAGLVWAGLVWAGLVWGGLVRAGLVCAGLVWAGLVWAGLVWAGLVWAGLVWAGLVWACLVWAGLVWAGLVWAGLVWAGLVWAGLVWAGVVWAGLVWAGLVWAGLVWAGLVWAGLVWAGLVWAGLVWAGLVWAGLVWAGLVWDGLVWADLVWAGLVWAGLVWAGLVWDGLVWAGLVWAGLVWAGLVWAGLVWAGLVWAGLVWAGLVWACLEWAGLVWAGLVWAGLVWAGLVWAGLVWAGLVWAGLVWAGLVWAGLVWAGLVWARLVWAGLVWAGLVWAGLVWAGLVWAGLVWAGLVWAGLVWAGLVWAGLVWAGLVWAGLVWAGLVWAGLVWAGLVWAGLVWAGLVWAGLVWAGLVWAGLVWAGLVWAGWCGLAVWAGLVWAGLVWAGLVWAGLVWAGLVWAGLVWAGLVWAGLVWAGLVWAGLVWAGLVWAGLVWAGLVWAGLVWAGLVWAGLVWAGLVWAGLVGAGLVLAGLVWPVWAGLVWAGLVWAGLVWAGLVWAGLVWAGLVWAGLVWAGLVWAGLVWAGLVWAGLVWAGLVWAGLVWAGLVWAGLVWAGLVWAGLVWAGLVWAGLVWAGLVWAGLVWAGLVWAGLVWAGLVWAGLVWAGLVWAGLASWHIISSCPGSIFHCGSSSGSGLGNWGIVQNR, from the exons ATGGTGCTGGTTCCTGCTGTCATGGCTGCCGCTCATCACTTTCGACAGTGTAGGTCATCTTTACGAACAAGTAGCTTGGCTTCTCCAACCTTCTTGAGGTGGACTTGTCTTGCTCCTATGGTGAACACAG CTGGCCTGGTGTGGGCTGGCCTGGTGTGGGCTGGCCTGGTGTGGGCTGGCCTGGTGTGGGCTGGCCTGGTGTGGGCTGGCCTGGTGTGGGCTGGCCTGGTGTGGGCTGGCCTGGTGTGGGCTGGCCTGGTGTGGGCTGGCCTAGTGTGGGCTGGCCTGGTGTGGGCTGGCCTGGTGTGGGCTGGCCTGgtgtggggtggcctggtgagggcTGGCCTGGTGTGTGCTGGCCTGGTGTGGGCTGGCCTAGTGTGGGCTGGCCTGGTGTGGGCTGGCCTGGTGTGGGCTGGCCTGGTGTGGGCTGGCCTGGTGTGGGCTTGCCTAGTGTGGGCTGGCCTGGTGTGGGCTGGCCTAGTGTGGGCTGGCCTGGTGTGGGCTGGCCTGGTGTGGGCTGGTCTGGTGTGGGCTGGCGTGGTGTGGGCTGGCCTGGTGTGGGCTGGGCTAGTGTGGGCTGGCCTGGTGTGGGCTGGCCTGGTGTGGGCTGGGCTAGTGTGGGCTGGCCTGGTGTGGGCTGGCCTGGTGTGGGCTGGCCTGGTGTGGGCTGGCCTAGTGTGGGCTGGCCTGGTGTGGGATGGCCTGGTGTGGGCTGACTTGGTGTGGGCTGGCCTAGTGTGGGCTGGCCTGGTGTGGGCTGGCCTGGTGTGGGATGGCCTGGTGTGGGCTGGCCTGGTGTGGGCTGGCCTAGTGTGGGCTGGCCTGGTGTGGGCTGGCCTGGTGTGGGCTGGCTTGGTGTGGGCTGGCCTAGTGTGGGCTGGCCTGGTGTGGGCTTGCCTGGAGTGGGCTGGCCTAGTGTGGGCTGGCCTGGTGTGGGCTGGCCTGGTGTGGGCTGGTCTGGTGTGGGCTGGCCTGGTGTGGGCTGGCCTGGTGTGGGCTGGGCTCGTGTGGGCTGGCCTGGTGTGGGCTGGCCTGGTGTGGGCTGGGCTAGTGTGGGCTAGGCTAGTGTGGGCTGGCCTGGTGTGGGCTGGCCTGGTGTGGGCTGGGCTAGTGTGGGCTGGCCTGGTGTGGGCTGGCCTGGTGTGGGCTGGCCTGGTGTGGGCTGGCCTGGTGTGGGCTGGCCTGGTGTGGGCTGGCCTGGTGTGGGCTGGGCTAGTGTGGGCTGGCCTGGTGTGGGCTGGCCTGGTGTGGGCTGGCCTGGTGTGGGCTGGCCTGGTGTGGGCTGGGCTAGTGTGGGCTGGCCTGGTGTGGGCTGGCCTGGTGTGGGCTGGCCTGGTGTGGGCTGGCCTGGTGTGGGCTGGCCTGGTGTGGGCTGGCTGGTGTGGGCTGGCC GTGTGGGCTGGCCTGGTGTGGGCTGGCCTAGTGTGGGCTGGCCTGGTGTGGGCTGGCCTGGTGTGGGCTGGCCTGGTGTGGGCTGGCCTGGTGTGGGCTGGCCTGGTGTGGGCTGGCCTGGTGTGGGCTGGCCTGGTGTGGGCTGGCCTGGTGTGGGCTGGCCTTGTGTGGGCTGGCCTGGTGTGGGCTGGCCTGGTGTGGGCTGGCCTGGTGTGGGCTGGCCTGGTGTGGGCTGGCCTGGTGTGGGCTGGCCTGGTGTGGGCTGGCCTGGTGGGGGCTGGCCTGGTGTTGGCTGGCCTGGTGTGGCCTG TGTGGGCTGGCCTGGTGTGGGCTGGCCTGGTGTGGGCTGGCCTGGTGTGGGCTGGCCTGGTGTGGGCTGGCCTGGTGTGGGCTGGCCTGGTGTGGGCTGGCCTGGTGTGGGCTGGCCTGGTGTGGGCTGGGCTAGTGTGGGCTGGCCTGGTGTGGGCTGGCCTGGTGTGGGCTGGCCTGGTGTGGGCTGGCCTGGTGTGGGCTGGCCTGGTGTGGGCTGGCCTGGTGTGGGCTGGCCTGGTGTGGGCTGGCCTGGTGTGGGCTGGCCTGGTGTGGGCTGGGCTAGTGTGGGCTGGCCTGGTGTGGGCTGGCCTGGTGTGGGCTGGCCTGGTGTGGGCTGGCCTAGTGTGGGCTGGCCTGGTGTGGGCTGGCCTGGTGTGGGCTGGCCTGGTGTGGGCTGGCCTGGCTTCGTGGCATATAATCTCCTCGTGTCCTGGTTCGATATTCCACTGCGGGTCCAGCAGTGGGTCGGGTTTAGGCAACTGGGGAATAGTTCAAAACAGGTAG